In a genomic window of Sporosarcina trichiuri:
- a CDS encoding post-transcriptional regulator, giving the protein MEIKYEDLFNHVRPAVESKREEFHFYGYRTVTDADIWKYCVQKKWRKRIIGEMRTHEIINGVMELTPAEYMTYTQIEEQRSSDWFSDLNSEELQLLLAPRKDKQN; this is encoded by the coding sequence GTGGAGATCAAATACGAAGACTTATTCAACCACGTCCGTCCTGCAGTGGAGAGCAAACGGGAAGAATTCCATTTCTACGGCTACAGAACGGTGACCGATGCGGATATCTGGAAGTACTGCGTGCAGAAGAAATGGCGCAAGCGGATTATCGGGGAAATGCGCACCCACGAGATCATCAACGGCGTCATGGAATTGACACCGGCGGAATATATGACCTACACGCAGATCGAGGAGCAGCGTTCATCCGACTGGTTCTCCGACCTGAACAGCGAGGAACTGCAGCTGCTGCTGGCTCCCAGAAAGGACAAACAGAACTAG